The following proteins are co-located in the Paludibaculum fermentans genome:
- a CDS encoding choice-of-anchor D domain-containing protein, giving the protein MLSSPLILTPQDSNLAIQSASGERAELCGGRRITGWRQEGSGPVWVASLPDLNHQPWRFRVLIVGGQLSTRARLPESGYFKDLGPDFQVGSRIATSAELTTLNYSAADLGPWLNLQSAEVRVYRVWDESLSKVAWLNDVNHTIGLSTPLRFPPGAYGIHKYEVLNVREGLRAPGQWFLNYATNEVFYWPRSGEDMTTTEVWAPVTEVLLRIEGTNVPVKNITLSNLDFSITDAPPRSSGFSGAGYDGAVSMSDVDTITLSGVRIRRVGASGIQASNTQNMRVLASEFTETGACAISTYNSNDLEIADSRVQLAGHSTPAAAGMVLLGDRMHVHHNEIRGVPYSGISVGGQSPLVEYNHVFNVMQLMSDGAAYYVDGGRAGTIRNNWANDVGVGIASQAPAYYLDEETSGFLIEHNVAMVTNWMLHVHMAISNTVHDNSFISSGDARLTFQGSKATLLTRNVVYAAGQLSYEAAPDAISSQSGSILFSGTHKMELVRVDANFQRTPLDSTGNLIADPVFRDMPRNDLYLMPASPALAIGVSQPLTLSDVGPRTLPTIDAPATPPVLSYTLTPQSLSFGNQLVATTSTPQIARLSNTGTLPITIGKVQLAGTAPGNFNLSTSCPTIVPARSSCDIAITFKPTNANPSLKNAALDVYLTTPAVKLSVALSGAGIVPTFSLSPASLVFPLQKVGTASAAQAVTMRNTGSLPVTMTSISLTGVAPGNFAQSNNCGTTLKVASTCTINVTFKPTNAAPSVKTASLTISAPAPAASQSITLSGAGK; this is encoded by the coding sequence CTTCAAGGATCTTGGACCAGACTTCCAGGTCGGGAGTCGAATAGCGACAAGCGCCGAACTAACCACCTTGAACTACAGCGCTGCGGATCTTGGGCCATGGCTAAACCTGCAAAGCGCAGAAGTCCGCGTCTATCGCGTCTGGGATGAGTCCTTGTCCAAAGTGGCGTGGCTCAATGATGTCAATCATACAATCGGCCTCTCCACGCCGCTCCGCTTCCCACCAGGCGCTTACGGCATACATAAGTATGAAGTCCTGAATGTCAGGGAAGGCCTGCGCGCTCCCGGCCAATGGTTCCTTAACTATGCAACGAACGAGGTTTTTTACTGGCCTAGGTCAGGCGAAGACATGACAACTACTGAGGTCTGGGCGCCAGTCACGGAAGTGCTCCTGCGTATTGAGGGAACGAATGTGCCGGTGAAGAACATCACGCTAAGCAATCTCGATTTCTCAATTACCGATGCACCTCCCAGGTCCAGTGGCTTCTCAGGGGCTGGTTATGATGGCGCTGTAAGCATGTCGGACGTGGATACAATCACCCTCTCTGGCGTTAGGATAAGACGAGTAGGCGCCAGCGGTATACAAGCAAGCAACACACAGAATATGCGTGTCCTTGCCTCGGAGTTCACTGAGACTGGGGCTTGCGCCATCTCCACGTATAACAGCAATGATCTCGAGATCGCCGACTCACGCGTTCAACTCGCCGGGCACTCGACACCTGCCGCGGCCGGTATGGTCCTGCTGGGAGACAGGATGCATGTCCACCACAATGAGATCCGCGGGGTCCCCTATTCTGGCATCTCCGTCGGAGGGCAATCTCCACTAGTCGAATACAATCATGTCTTTAACGTAATGCAGTTGATGTCCGACGGAGCGGCCTATTATGTGGACGGAGGCCGTGCCGGTACCATCCGCAACAACTGGGCAAATGATGTTGGCGTAGGCATCGCCAGCCAGGCGCCAGCCTACTATCTGGACGAAGAGACCAGCGGCTTCTTGATTGAGCACAATGTTGCCATGGTGACGAACTGGATGCTGCACGTGCATATGGCCATCTCGAACACCGTGCACGACAACAGCTTCATCAGCTCCGGAGATGCCCGCCTGACCTTCCAGGGATCCAAGGCAACTCTCCTTACTCGGAACGTAGTCTATGCGGCTGGACAGCTGAGCTATGAGGCCGCTCCGGATGCCATTTCGTCACAGTCGGGCAGCATCCTGTTTAGTGGTACTCACAAAATGGAACTGGTTCGAGTGGATGCTAATTTCCAGAGAACTCCCCTTGACTCCACTGGAAATCTGATTGCGGATCCAGTTTTTCGAGATATGCCGCGCAATGATCTATATCTGATGCCGGCATCACCCGCCTTGGCCATTGGTGTGTCGCAACCCCTCACGCTTTCGGATGTCGGGCCGCGGACGTTGCCCACCATCGATGCACCCGCCACGCCGCCGGTGTTGTCGTATACCTTGACTCCTCAATCACTGAGCTTCGGCAATCAGCTCGTCGCGACAACAAGCACGCCTCAGATCGCAAGACTCTCCAATACCGGCACATTGCCGATAACGATAGGGAAAGTCCAGCTGGCAGGCACAGCGCCAGGTAACTTCAATCTGTCAACGAGTTGCCCAACCATCGTGCCAGCACGTTCTAGCTGCGATATCGCAATCACTTTCAAGCCGACGAACGCCAACCCGAGCCTGAAAAATGCAGCGCTGGACGTATACTTGACGACCCCTGCCGTGAAACTGTCGGTAGCGCTCAGCGGGGCAGGAATCGTCCCCACTTTCTCACTCTCTCCTGCGTCCTTGGTCTTTCCCTTGCAGAAGGTAGGGACAGCCAGCGCGGCTCAGGCTGTGACCATGCGTAACACGGGTAGTCTGCCAGTGACGATGACAAGTATATCCCTCACTGGCGTGGCGCCCGGCAACTTTGCCCAGTCGAATAACTGCGGTACAACACTGAAGGTTGCCTCGACTTGCACCATTAACGTCACGTTCAAGCCAACCAATGCGGCGCCAAGCGTCAAGACCGCATCCTTGACAATTAGTGCTCCAGCGCCGGCAGCTTCGCAATCTATCACTTTAAGCGGAGCCGGGAAGTAG
- a CDS encoding WecB/TagA/CpsF family glycosyltransferase, whose product MENDRRVDMLGVSIDMVSPAEVLAKLIQWRIAKHRGYISCVNPHSVLVCHREEQVRSAITGSDLILADGVGITVGGYLLGHRHIQRVAGPSLVLDICDGGRSAGLRHFFYGGGEGVADSLVSRLRERFSGLNVCGTICPPFRELTPLEDADLVEQINAANPDVVWVGLGTGRQEKWMESHVGRVRAAALVGVGAAFDFHAGTVPWAPYWIRRAGLEWAFRLAHEPRRLWRRNLDSPIFVARIIAQRISENASHG is encoded by the coding sequence ATGGAAAATGACAGAAGAGTCGATATGCTGGGGGTGTCGATTGACATGGTCTCCCCGGCTGAGGTCCTAGCGAAGTTGATCCAGTGGCGTATTGCGAAGCATCGTGGATACATATCCTGTGTCAATCCGCACAGCGTTCTAGTGTGTCACCGCGAAGAGCAGGTCCGCTCTGCCATAACTGGTTCAGACCTTATCCTGGCAGACGGAGTCGGCATTACGGTAGGCGGGTATCTGCTCGGGCATAGGCACATACAGAGAGTAGCTGGGCCGTCATTGGTGCTGGATATCTGCGATGGAGGAAGATCGGCAGGGCTGCGTCATTTCTTTTATGGGGGCGGGGAGGGAGTCGCCGATTCCCTGGTGTCACGACTAAGGGAGAGATTCTCCGGTCTCAATGTTTGTGGCACCATCTGCCCCCCGTTTCGTGAACTGACGCCGCTGGAGGACGCAGACCTCGTCGAACAGATCAATGCGGCCAATCCAGACGTAGTCTGGGTGGGGCTCGGGACGGGAAGGCAGGAGAAGTGGATGGAGAGCCACGTAGGGCGTGTTCGGGCTGCTGCCCTAGTAGGCGTGGGGGCGGCATTCGACTTTCATGCCGGTACCGTCCCCTGGGCGCCTTACTGGATTCGACGAGCGGGTCTCGAATGGGCCTTTCGGCTGGCTCATGAACCTCGGCGTCTTTGGCGAAGGAACCTGGATAGCCCGATCTTCGTTGCGAGAATTATTGCACAACGAATCAGCGAGAATGCCAGTCACGGATAG
- a CDS encoding glycosyltransferase family 4 protein produces the protein MKVLLLHNYYCTTAPSGENEVFDTERKILKTSTPWDVTEIVRYNDDITDWSGCRKLGIGIRATWNAAAVGEVRATIQNAAPNILHVHNTFPQFSPAVFLAARGTPTATVLTVHNSRMFCANGLCFRDGAPCMRCIDEHSVRSALRFRCYRSSLASTAPVASMIAVHRALGTWCRHVDAFIALSEFQRDLLVRGGLPADRIHVKPNCYPNAPQPLPWDAREPKAIFVGRLTSEKGVQVLLSAWKQMREKAPRLEVIGSGRELCSLMRDAEEAKLPITFLGQLSFDDVQDRIRKSRLLVVPSLSFEGFPMVIREAFAHGVPVVASQIGSIASIIQDGENGLLVRPGDAAELANIIEQLWGDDKRAQSLGACGRISFERSYTEAAHLRITSRVYAMAMEHRRARQASQGKANSVSAAKVH, from the coding sequence ATGAAAGTTCTATTGCTGCATAATTACTATTGCACCACGGCCCCGTCGGGCGAGAACGAAGTCTTTGATACTGAGCGCAAGATCCTCAAAACGTCGACACCGTGGGACGTGACGGAGATCGTACGATACAACGACGATATTACGGACTGGAGTGGATGCCGGAAGCTAGGCATTGGAATCCGCGCCACATGGAATGCAGCCGCTGTCGGCGAAGTTAGAGCGACAATCCAGAACGCTGCCCCCAACATACTGCACGTTCACAATACCTTTCCCCAGTTCTCTCCAGCGGTGTTCCTGGCAGCTAGAGGCACTCCCACCGCGACTGTCCTGACTGTGCACAACTCCAGAATGTTTTGCGCCAATGGGCTGTGTTTTCGCGATGGCGCCCCATGCATGCGCTGTATTGACGAGCACTCCGTTCGTTCGGCGCTCAGATTTCGCTGCTATAGGTCAAGCTTGGCATCGACAGCGCCAGTGGCATCGATGATTGCCGTGCATCGAGCCCTGGGTACGTGGTGCAGGCACGTAGATGCCTTTATTGCACTGAGCGAGTTTCAACGTGACTTGCTAGTCAGGGGCGGCCTGCCAGCGGATCGAATCCACGTCAAACCTAATTGTTATCCGAATGCACCCCAACCGCTGCCTTGGGATGCTCGGGAACCCAAAGCAATCTTTGTCGGCCGGTTGACATCGGAAAAGGGTGTGCAAGTGCTGCTTTCGGCCTGGAAGCAAATGAGAGAGAAAGCACCTCGGCTTGAAGTTATCGGTTCCGGACGTGAGCTGTGCAGCCTGATGCGGGATGCGGAGGAGGCCAAGCTGCCAATCACGTTCCTCGGCCAACTCTCTTTCGACGATGTCCAGGATCGCATTCGCAAATCACGCCTGCTCGTTGTCCCTTCCCTGTCGTTTGAAGGGTTCCCGATGGTCATACGGGAAGCCTTCGCGCATGGCGTTCCCGTGGTTGCGTCCCAAATTGGATCGATTGCGTCGATCATCCAAGACGGGGAGAACGGTCTGCTGGTGAGGCCTGGAGATGCCGCCGAATTGGCCAACATCATCGAGCAACTCTGGGGGGACGATAAGCGGGCGCAATCCCTCGGCGCCTGTGGGCGCATTAGCTTTGAGCGTTCGTACACGGAGGCGGCTCACCTGCGCATCACTTCCAGGGTCTATGCGATGGCGATGGAACACCGGCGGGCGCGCCAAGCCTCCCAGGGAAAAGCGAACTCCGTATCGGCCGCCAAAGTTCACTGA
- a CDS encoding glycosyltransferase family 4 protein, producing the protein MTSLRLTFITNFIPHYRVETFRLLAQRYQTRFVLFSDGREKNWLQENGTASGHFQYTYLKGFRFGGVRIAPGLIPIAWLDNSDVTVKCLNGKFALPVVALACMARRHPFIIWTGDWSVLDTRLSRLFAKLNNAVCRHADAVVTYGEHVSRYLIANGVPSENIITSQHAVTNAFYSRPVSLQEVEELRSSLQIPDDARIVLSVGRLVEIKGLQYLIRGFAEAATARNLILVLVGTGPEREQIEALAKELKIAERVRFAGYMSPYDTVRYYAAATVFVIASVTSHGWKESWGLVVNEAFNQGVPVIATNAVGAADGGLVRDGENGFIVPERDAHAIAAAVSRVVDDQALRGKLSANARSRIATWGQEQMVDAFSAAIERVTQKRRGV; encoded by the coding sequence ATGACGTCTCTTCGACTCACTTTTATCACCAATTTCATACCACATTATCGAGTTGAGACTTTTAGGTTGTTAGCGCAGCGATACCAGACACGCTTTGTCTTGTTCTCGGATGGAAGGGAGAAGAACTGGCTGCAGGAGAACGGAACCGCAAGCGGGCATTTTCAATATACATACCTGAAAGGATTTCGCTTTGGCGGCGTGCGTATTGCGCCGGGTCTCATACCAATCGCATGGCTTGACAATAGCGATGTGACAGTCAAATGCCTGAATGGCAAATTCGCCCTTCCCGTGGTGGCATTGGCCTGCATGGCGCGCCGTCACCCTTTCATCATCTGGACCGGCGATTGGAGTGTGCTAGATACGCGACTCAGCCGTTTATTTGCAAAGCTCAACAACGCGGTGTGCCGTCACGCAGATGCCGTTGTCACCTATGGCGAGCATGTCAGCAGGTATTTGATAGCAAATGGCGTGCCATCTGAAAACATCATCACAAGCCAGCATGCCGTGACAAACGCCTTTTACTCCAGGCCGGTCAGCTTGCAGGAGGTTGAAGAACTGAGAAGTTCCCTTCAGATCCCGGACGATGCCCGCATAGTTCTATCTGTCGGAAGACTTGTTGAAATAAAAGGGCTGCAATACCTGATCAGAGGCTTCGCTGAAGCGGCGACCGCGCGCAACCTCATCCTTGTCTTAGTGGGAACGGGCCCTGAGCGGGAGCAAATTGAAGCTCTGGCCAAAGAGCTCAAGATAGCTGAACGTGTTCGATTCGCCGGTTATATGTCGCCGTACGATACTGTCCGCTACTACGCCGCGGCGACCGTCTTCGTGATCGCAAGTGTTACGAGCCACGGATGGAAAGAGTCATGGGGCCTGGTGGTCAACGAAGCGTTCAATCAAGGTGTTCCGGTCATTGCTACGAATGCCGTAGGCGCGGCCGATGGCGGCCTGGTGCGTGACGGTGAGAACGGATTCATCGTTCCCGAAAGGGATGCGCATGCAATTGCGGCTGCAGTGTCGCGTGTTGTAGACGATCAGGCGCTACGCGGCAAGCTCTCAGCGAATGCCCGAAGCCGAATTGCGACCTGGGGACAGGAGCAAATGGTAGATGCGTTTTCAGCAGCCATCGAACGTGTGACTCAAAAGCGCCGAGGAGTGTAG
- a CDS encoding carbohydrate deacetylase: MYIIVNADDLGRDEQTNAAILQALDSNRITSTTVMANAPAFRDAISQLQRRAPSSVGVHLNATEFFPLTSDAALKPLLNADGAFNGKIRRIYPTRMLVHAVYLEWSAQIREVIRSGIQPTHLDSHHHIHTLPQLYPVIRALQKDFGIRRVRRGKNVYAFDSCYNYCVLAWRVACHLGLMVGTNGIATDAFTDLPTFLSAHSRLKEKIRSLEIMVHPGHPDHHEDDVLLASQQWRSMAVKHHLIGYDQLR; encoded by the coding sequence ATGTACATCATCGTAAATGCAGATGACCTAGGCAGGGACGAGCAGACCAATGCTGCCATTCTGCAAGCACTGGATTCCAATCGAATCACGTCCACAACGGTGATGGCAAATGCACCGGCATTTCGCGATGCCATCTCGCAGCTTCAGCGCCGGGCACCGAGCTCCGTCGGAGTGCACCTGAATGCGACGGAGTTCTTTCCGCTTACAAGCGACGCGGCGCTTAAACCATTGCTGAATGCAGACGGCGCGTTCAATGGAAAGATCAGGCGTATTTATCCAACTCGAATGCTCGTTCACGCTGTCTATCTTGAGTGGTCTGCCCAGATACGAGAAGTTATCCGAAGCGGGATTCAACCTACCCATCTAGATTCACACCATCATATCCATACCTTGCCTCAGCTCTACCCTGTTATACGAGCACTACAGAAAGACTTCGGCATCAGGCGAGTTCGACGCGGGAAGAATGTTTACGCATTCGACAGCTGCTATAATTACTGCGTTCTTGCCTGGCGTGTAGCATGTCATTTAGGACTTATGGTTGGCACCAATGGCATAGCAACCGACGCCTTCACGGATCTTCCGACCTTTCTGAGTGCTCATTCGCGCCTGAAGGAGAAGATCAGAAGTCTTGAGATCATGGTTCACCCGGGCCACCCGGATCACCATGAAGATGATGTGTTGTTAGCATCCCAGCAATGGCGCTCCATGGCGGTGAAGCATCATTTGATTGGCTACGATCAACTTCGTTGA
- a CDS encoding O-antigen ligase family protein — MLPSNTWRSVHTIRRNTVSGARLAQAVAIGISVMYMAAQPGGLLGPAAAMGGVLLSCVGASSHTLAAASFLLGPYVFRAGLELFNLPPVGAPLAGAAGALLLASWSTRQRRAAFRIQPAALSWLSVVAIVVLTAYLFGPQTEYARDKITGFALGIVASALAGSVMIRGRKMSLSDLAVIACAASVFCLSVLFYTQPAVRPSSLLSFGGVRLAGMALTPGGDFVGSRPIAQLAGWSLAMIFGSVPGMAPGMRTKPAVCLLTATALVSLVVVSSAGQRAALAALFISIVSLVLFRATRSRATIGLAGAATLIIFGVAAGGLATNNPLLTQVVHDGASTSERLNRSVNWTAAIQRIKEGPVAGHGLGGYYIDGLSLPGSESYIESPFGSSPHNVLLELLVETGGLGTLFILGPPVIAGFRLRSLVSPLRMMTRESVLPLVIYCLCIANITYDLRGSSILFGFCVASWPPPPRCNKVNSGSAVKPGITRSSHCTSPGT, encoded by the coding sequence ATGCTCCCAAGCAATACATGGCGCAGCGTCCACACAATCCGCAGGAATACCGTTTCCGGCGCACGGCTTGCGCAGGCGGTTGCCATTGGCATCTCGGTAATGTACATGGCTGCTCAGCCAGGAGGACTCCTTGGCCCAGCGGCGGCAATGGGAGGAGTGCTGCTGTCGTGCGTTGGTGCTTCTTCCCACACGCTTGCAGCCGCATCATTCCTCCTCGGCCCCTATGTTTTCCGGGCCGGCCTGGAGCTCTTCAATCTGCCGCCAGTTGGAGCTCCACTCGCAGGAGCGGCAGGTGCATTACTACTGGCAAGTTGGTCCACTCGCCAGCGACGCGCTGCGTTCAGGATCCAGCCTGCGGCTCTCTCCTGGCTTTCTGTGGTCGCCATTGTTGTTTTGACAGCTTATCTATTCGGTCCGCAGACGGAATATGCACGTGACAAGATCACGGGGTTTGCGCTAGGAATTGTAGCCTCAGCACTTGCGGGCTCCGTGATGATAAGAGGCCGCAAGATGTCCCTATCCGACCTGGCCGTTATCGCATGTGCCGCATCAGTCTTCTGTCTAAGCGTGCTCTTCTACACCCAGCCCGCGGTTCGGCCTTCCAGTCTGCTGTCTTTTGGAGGGGTGAGGCTGGCTGGAATGGCGCTCACACCCGGTGGAGATTTCGTTGGTTCCCGCCCAATAGCGCAATTGGCAGGATGGAGCCTGGCGATGATATTCGGCAGCGTGCCGGGCATGGCCCCAGGTATGCGAACGAAACCGGCCGTCTGCCTACTCACAGCAACCGCACTAGTTTCGCTCGTTGTCGTCAGTTCCGCGGGGCAGCGCGCGGCTCTTGCCGCCTTGTTCATTTCAATTGTTTCGCTAGTCCTCTTTAGGGCAACCCGCAGCCGCGCAACCATTGGCCTTGCTGGAGCCGCAACACTCATCATCTTTGGCGTGGCGGCCGGAGGGCTGGCGACTAACAACCCGTTGCTGACGCAAGTGGTGCACGACGGGGCGTCTACATCCGAACGCCTTAACCGCTCAGTCAACTGGACCGCAGCAATACAGCGCATCAAAGAGGGGCCGGTTGCAGGTCATGGCCTGGGCGGTTATTACATCGACGGATTGTCACTGCCGGGCAGCGAGTCGTACATAGAGAGCCCATTTGGCTCCTCGCCGCACAATGTACTCCTGGAGTTGCTGGTGGAAACCGGAGGCCTCGGCACACTGTTCATACTAGGTCCTCCGGTCATCGCCGGCTTTCGTTTGCGCTCACTCGTTTCCCCTTTGCGCATGATGACTCGAGAGTCAGTGCTACCTCTTGTTATCTACTGTTTGTGCATAGCCAATATCACCTATGATTTGCGCGGATCCAGTATACTTTTCGGCTTCTGCGTTGCCTCCTGGCCACCTCCCCCACGATGCAACAAGGTAAACAGTGGATCAGCAGTAAAGCCGGGCATCACCAGATCGAGTCATTGTACGAGCCCTGGAACCTGA
- a CDS encoding oligosaccharide flippase family protein has product MYLGYLGYELYGVWLTLGVVLAFAQFGKIGLVPAMTKHVAEEYSRRDILAIRSYATTGLLALAITGTAMFGLVMALRGLFVSTMHLSPENAAQALRLMPWIAGLSIYVLQVEALNGVLAGLGRMDVASLLQVIARIISLSIAVVLLANGIGITSLLWSNAIAYLFVHVSTLVAVRRITGCGCLSLPAFNIRRLRTLLDFGSGVFAASLVNILIAPFNKVMLARYGGVALVPVFDLSWSLSMQLRSIVDTGVSAIMPEICRLQASGTSISLKRIQSLSRRATRSAILLGLVIYGSASVCCGPLLRIWLGSRFHMLLPNTLRIILAGVLIEVASIPTYYLLLAKGRVSRVFIANVIAASINVMCVVVMVLLASAFSVTHLAIAVAASFLASTIYLLGFAKPAAPDPASSGELQLMQAGRDLVREV; this is encoded by the coding sequence GTGTACTTAGGCTACCTGGGATATGAACTCTACGGAGTGTGGCTGACGCTCGGAGTCGTTCTAGCATTTGCGCAGTTCGGGAAGATTGGCTTGGTTCCCGCCATGACCAAACATGTGGCGGAAGAATACAGTCGCCGCGACATCCTGGCGATCCGTTCCTATGCAACCACTGGCCTCCTGGCACTTGCCATTACTGGAACCGCAATGTTCGGCCTGGTGATGGCGCTACGCGGCCTCTTTGTCTCGACAATGCATCTCAGCCCCGAGAATGCGGCGCAAGCTCTCCGGTTGATGCCTTGGATCGCAGGGCTCTCCATCTACGTGCTCCAAGTGGAAGCACTAAACGGCGTTCTGGCGGGACTGGGCCGCATGGACGTGGCCAGCCTGCTGCAAGTTATTGCCAGGATCATCAGCCTTTCCATTGCAGTCGTGCTGCTCGCAAATGGGATTGGCATCACTAGTCTCCTATGGTCGAATGCTATCGCGTACCTATTCGTACATGTGTCAACATTGGTCGCGGTTCGTCGTATCACTGGTTGCGGGTGCCTCAGCTTACCGGCATTCAACATCCGGCGCCTCCGCACGTTGCTTGATTTCGGATCAGGAGTTTTCGCCGCATCATTGGTGAACATCCTCATCGCTCCCTTCAACAAAGTGATGCTGGCGCGATATGGCGGGGTGGCCCTGGTGCCAGTATTCGATCTCTCCTGGAGTCTCTCGATGCAGCTCAGGTCGATAGTGGACACGGGAGTGAGTGCCATTATGCCTGAGATCTGCCGTCTGCAGGCCAGTGGCACAAGTATCTCGCTGAAGCGGATTCAGTCACTTAGCAGGCGGGCAACGCGCTCAGCGATTCTTCTTGGCCTGGTTATCTACGGCTCAGCCAGCGTTTGCTGCGGCCCCCTTCTACGAATCTGGCTGGGCTCACGCTTTCACATGCTGCTACCCAACACATTACGCATTATCCTGGCGGGAGTGCTAATCGAAGTTGCTTCTATTCCCACATACTATCTTCTGCTGGCAAAGGGCCGCGTCTCAAGAGTCTTCATTGCCAATGTTATTGCAGCGAGCATCAATGTGATGTGTGTTGTGGTTATGGTGCTCCTTGCTTCAGCATTTAGCGTCACTCACCTTGCAATTGCAGTTGCGGCCAGTTTCCTCGCCTCTACGATCTATCTCCTCGGCTTTGCGAAACCCGCCGCCCCAGACCCGGCTTCATCCGGAGAACTGCAATTGATGCAAGCTGGCCGTGATCTCGTCAGAGAAGTGTAG